The region ATGCCGCCTATGGTTGTCCCGATGCATGGTACCTCACAGGACATTGCTTCCAGAAGTACCAGACCAAAGCTTTCTTTTTCAGATAAGAGCAGTTTAAGATCCGAAATGGAAAGCAAATCACTTACGTTTTTCTGTTTGCCCGGAAATAGTACTTTATTCTGAATACCCAGTTGTTTGGTAAGTTGAACAGCGTTTGAATATTCCGGTCCATCACCAACCAGCACAAGCTTAGCTTTTAGATGCTGCTGTATTTTATCGAACGTATAAATTACATCTTGGACACGTTTCACTTTGCGGAAATTCGAAATATGAATAATTACCTTTTCATCTTCTTTAATACCATAATGGTGTTTGATGCTTGGGTGCTCTCTTTTTACGTAATTCTCTTCATTAACAAAATTATAAATAACGTGAATGTTTTTTTCCACACCAAGCATTTCTTTTGTTTGATTCACTAGACTCTGGGAGACTGCTGTTACCGCATCTGAATTTTCGATTCCATGTCTGATAATAGTTTTAAGTGAATGATCATAGCCCAGAACGGTAATATCAGTGCCATGCAGTGTTGTAACAATTTTCACATCATGGTCTGCGATATCCTTGGCTAAAATTGCACAAATCGCATGTGGCATTGCATAATGAACATGAAGGATATCCAGCTTTTCCTGGTCGATTACTTCAGCCATTTTGTTGGCCATCGCAAGGTCAAACGGCGGATATTGAAAAACCGGGTAGTGATTTAATTCCACTTCATGATAAAAAATCGCGGGATTAACATGATTCAGCCGAAATGGCAGGCTTGAGGTGATAAAATGAATTTCATTGCCCTGTTCCGCCAGCAGCATTCCCAATTCTGTTGCGATAACGCCTGATCCACCCACCGTCGGATAACATGTGATACCTATTTTTTTCATTCGCTATAACCTTCTTCTTTCTGTTGTTTCAGTACGTCTCTCCATGAAAAATTCCCATTTGCCAATGCACGTATAACTATCTCAGCTGCAGCAATATTGGTTGCAAGCGGAATTAAATGAACATCACACAGGCGCATCAAAGCACTGACATCAGGTTCATGCGGCTGTGCAGTTAATGGATCCCGTAAAAAAATAACGATGTCCATTTCATTGTTGGCAATTTTTGCACCAATTTGCTGGTCTCCTCCAATTGGTCCCGACTGAAACCGGAATACCTCCAAGCCCGTCTCTTCGGAAATTTTTTTACCCGTGGTGCCTGTAGCAAATAATTGATGATTTTTTAAAATATGCTGATATGCAATGCTGAAATTAATTATGTCCTGCTTCTTTTTATCATGAGCAATTAAGGCGATGTTCATTTCATCTTCCTCCTAGTCAAGAATGTTATCCAATCCATAAACCAGTTCGTTCATGCTCATGACTTTATTGACCGCCAATTTCACACCGGCCATAAAGGATTCACGGTTATAGGAATCATGTTTGATGGTAAGGGTTTGGCCCGCTCCTCCGAAAAGTACTTCCTGATGTGCAACCAATCCCGGAAGACGTACGCTGTGTATACGAATTCCATCATTTTCTGCACCTCGTGCACCATCCAAGGTTTCCTTTTCATCCGGATGACCTTGTTGTTTTGAATCTCTTGTTTCTTTGATTAGATCAGCAGTTTTTACAGCTGTCCCCGATGGTGCGTCCAATTTTTTATCATGGTGCTTTTCAATAATCTCCACGTCAGGCAAATATTTGGCAGCTTCTTTTGCGAAGCGCATCATCAATACAGCACCTACGGCAAAGTTAGGGGCGATGATACAGCCTGTACCATGTGATTCCGACAAATCCCTTAATGCATCAATTTGATCCGGTGTAAATCCGGACGTTCCAACAACCGGACGAACATCATATAACAATGCCAGTTTTGTATTGACAAAGCCTGCTTCAGGAACAGTTAAATCAATCAGAACATCCGCATCCGTTTGTTGTAGACATTCTTCCGGATCTTCGTAAAATGGTACATCCAAGTCCGGAAGACCATCTATTTCATTCATTTTCTTTCCGTTATGTTTCCGGTCGATACACGCTGTAAGAACAAAACTTTCCTCGCTGCTAACCATTTTTACAGCCTCAGAGCCCATTCTACCTCGCGGCCCGGCAATAATTATGTTAATGCTCATAAAAGTCCCTCCACACATTTCGCTAATTGCGTTTTATTTCTTTGTCCATCTGTCTTTATC is a window of Virgibacillus ihumii DNA encoding:
- the bshA gene encoding N-acetyl-alpha-D-glucosaminyl L-malate synthase BshA, with product MKKIGITCYPTVGGSGVIATELGMLLAEQGNEIHFITSSLPFRLNHVNPAIFYHEVELNHYPVFQYPPFDLAMANKMAEVIDQEKLDILHVHYAMPHAICAILAKDIADHDVKIVTTLHGTDITVLGYDHSLKTIIRHGIENSDAVTAVSQSLVNQTKEMLGVEKNIHVIYNFVNEENYVKREHPSIKHHYGIKEDEKVIIHISNFRKVKRVQDVIYTFDKIQQHLKAKLVLVGDGPEYSNAVQLTKQLGIQNKVLFPGKQKNVSDLLSISDLKLLLSEKESFGLVLLEAMSCEVPCIGTTIGGIPEVIDHGNSGYLVEVGNTQKAAEYAIDLLSDDALLERFSKNALERARNNFSSQDIVNQYNALYDEILKW
- the mgsA gene encoding methylglyoxal synthase, which translates into the protein MNIALIAHDKKKQDIINFSIAYQHILKNHQLFATGTTGKKISEETGLEVFRFQSGPIGGDQQIGAKIANNEMDIVIFLRDPLTAQPHEPDVSALMRLCDVHLIPLATNIAAAEIVIRALANGNFSWRDVLKQQKEEGYSE
- the dapB gene encoding 4-hydroxy-tetrahydrodipicolinate reductase is translated as MSINIIIAGPRGRMGSEAVKMVSSEESFVLTACIDRKHNGKKMNEIDGLPDLDVPFYEDPEECLQQTDADVLIDLTVPEAGFVNTKLALLYDVRPVVGTSGFTPDQIDALRDLSESHGTGCIIAPNFAVGAVLMMRFAKEAAKYLPDVEIIEKHHDKKLDAPSGTAVKTADLIKETRDSKQQGHPDEKETLDGARGAENDGIRIHSVRLPGLVAHQEVLFGGAGQTLTIKHDSYNRESFMAGVKLAVNKVMSMNELVYGLDNILD